CTTTGACGGTCGCCATTGTTTGAATCGCAAGGTCACTATAAAGAACTGACGCGCCGGGTTTGCCGCTCAACTCCTCGACCACCCACTGCCCCAGCACAGATTCTTCGATCCAGAAGGTGAGGCTTCCCCTAGCCTTCAATCCAGCGTTATACTCTGACCAGTTGCGGATGCGGTATTGAGGTTTCATGGCAGGTTTTATGTGTGATAACTGAAATTTACCATGCCTCTCCCGCCCGCAACCCCTCTTTCATGCAACAACGCCATGTAAAATTCTAAATTGTGGAATGTAAAATTCAGCAAGAACTGACCATTCCCTCAGCAAAAATTCAGCATCTCAAGGGTGATCGCCCCTAGAGTGGAATCAGCAGTGGAGCAGAGTAGATGGTGGTGCGTGAATGCGCGCAATGCAAAAGACCGTTCAACAATGGGTGCAGAACGCGAAATGCGCCGTTGATCCGTTTTCGCTCCAGCTTCGCCTGACCCTGGGTATCACCCTTGTTTCACTGTTGGGCGTCGGGAGCGTAGCAACCTGGACAGCTTGGAGAACCCAGCAAATTTTGATTGAGAGCCACAAGGAATGGATCGCGGACGTTGCCGCACGTATTCCCCAGGATATTGAACTTTACCATAAGATGCTGCCCCTGCCGGACGCCATCGATAAAGCCATTGAGGTGCGATCGCTGCCTGGATTGCTGATTGCCGTACAAGATGCCCAAGGGAACGTCATCGCCAGCAGTAGTAGGCTCAATCAAGACTCTGTTTTAACGGCGATCG
This Synechococcales cyanobacterium T60_A2020_003 DNA region includes the following protein-coding sequences:
- a CDS encoding transposase; translated protein: MKPQYRIRNWSEYNAGLKARGSLTFWIEESVLGQWVVEELSGKPGASVLYSDLAIQTMATVK